AATGTCTGCAGCGTACGGAAAACCGATTTTATCCAATACAAGCACGAATGGTGCTTCTGTCACGCCTGCTTCCGACATGGGAAGCAAAGCTGCTAAGACCACGATAGTCAAAACAAAGAAGATAACCAAGAGACCGATGGTCGATTTAATAGCTTGCGGCACGGCTTTCTTAGGATTATCTGTCTCCCCTGCAGCAATTCCAATCATTTCCACACCTGAGAAGGCATAGTTAACGGATAGCATGACCGAAATAAAACCAACCAAACCGTTAGGAAGCAAACCTTGGGCTGTAATGTTATTAAAGAGAGGTGTAGCATTGGTTCCCTCAAAAGGCAAGACGCCAAAAATCGCCAAGGTTCCTAAAATGATGAATGCCATAATGGCATAGACTTTGACAGAAGAAAGGGCGTCCTCTGCTCGAGCAAACCAGCCGACAGACAGCGTGTTCAAACCAAAGACAACGACCGCGAAAATCGTTGCAAAAATCCAAATTGGCACACTAGGAAACCAACGTTGCATGAGTTGAGCTGCTCCTACAAACTGAGAAGCCAAAGCGACTACCCAGCACAACCAATACATCCAGGCCACCATAAAACCAGTACCAGGACTGATAAACTTGGTCGCGTAGGTATGGAAAGATCCAGTCACCGGCATTGCCACCGACAATTCACCCAAAGAAAACATAACCAAATAGACCATAACAGCTCCGAAAAGATAGGCTGCAACAGCTCCAAATGGACCAGCCTGTGCAATGGTATAGCCTGAACTCAAAAACAATCCTGTCCCGATAACCCCACCGATGGACAACATCTGCAAATGACGGCTGTTCATTTCACGGTTAAAGGTGCCTTGATTTTCAAAATTATGATTTTCCATAAACTCTCCTAAATAGTAATGATTTATTTATGATAACACAGTTTTTCAGAAAATCGTTATACCGTTTTCAACGCGAGTGTTATAGTTATCAGTTATAGTCATAACCACCCGTGAA
This region of Streptococcus suis genomic DNA includes:
- a CDS encoding amino acid permease, which translates into the protein MENHNFENQGTFNREMNSRHLQMLSIGGVIGTGLFLSSGYTIAQAGPFGAVAAYLFGAVMVYLVMFSLGELSVAMPVTGSFHTYATKFISPGTGFMVAWMYWLCWVVALASQFVGAAQLMQRWFPSVPIWIFATIFAVVVFGLNTLSVGWFARAEDALSSVKVYAIMAFIILGTLAIFGVLPFEGTNATPLFNNITAQGLLPNGLVGFISVMLSVNYAFSGVEMIGIAAGETDNPKKAVPQAIKSTIGLLVIFFVLTIVVLAALLPMSEAGVTEAPFVLVLDKIGFPYAADIMNFIILTAILSASTSGLYASSRMLWSLANEGMISKELVKINKHGVPMRGMILSMIGVVVALIASIYAEDTIFLALVSIAGFAVVIAWLAIPLAQIGFRREFLKNNSVDELEYKTPFSPTLPWITVVLLVISIIGIGWDPSQRAGLYFGVPFMIGCYAYHYIRFKKW